Part of the Helicobacter bilis genome is shown below.
AAAGAGCTAAGTCCTATAATGTATGAAGTCTTTAAGCAAGTCGTGCAGGAAGACTACGCCCCGTATTATAAGGCTTTCAAACACAAGGCTACAATCTTTTGGGGTAAAGACGATAGTGCTACACCATTAAGTGCGTTTCACATAATTTGCTCTCTCATGCCACATGCAAAAACACATGTTTTAGATGGTGATCACTACTTTTTCTTAAAACAAGGTGAATTGATTGATACTTTATATCATAGCTAGATTCTAAATGATTGAGCGTTTTAGAATCTTAAGATAGAAGCATTTGCATATCTTTAGATTCTGCAACTCACACAATAAAAAGGATTTCTTTGCTTTTATACATACACATTCCATTTTGTGATTCTAAGTGTGGGTATTGTGCGTTTTTCTCACAAGTCAATAAAGAGAATATGATTACGCCATATTTTCAAGCATTACTAAAGGATATAAAGCACACATTAAAGCATTTTAGCGTAAAAAAGATTACAAGCATTTTTGTTGGCGGTGGCACACCAAACTTTGTAGATTCCAAACATTATAAAGAGATATTTAATCTTTTAATGCCATTGTGTGCGAGTGATTGTGAGATTACTTTTGAGATGAATCCAAACTTAATTACACACTCTTGGCTTAGCGAGATAAAGGGGCTTGGGGCGAATCGATTAAGCATTGGGGTGCAAAGCTTCTATGATGATAAACTGCAAATGCTTGAGCGAGTGCATAGCTATGATGATATTTGTAGGGCGTTTGACATTGCTTATAAGCATATTGAAAATATCAGCCTTGATTTAATCTATGATTGCAAACTTGATACAAACAAACGCATGGAATATGAGTTAGAATCTGCCCTAAAACTGCCTATTAGCCATCTCTCAGCATATAGTTTAAGCATAGATTCTAATTCTCGTTTTGGCGATAGAAAGGCTTATTCCCTGCAATCTAGGGAGAGTTTTGGTGTGTTTGTGCGTGATTTTTTACAAAAAAAAGGTTTTAGGCAGTATGAAGTATCAAATTTTTCATATAAAAATAAATGCAGGCATAATCTAGGCTATTGGAATGGAGAGGCATATCTTGGCGTTGGGGCGAGTTCTGTTGGTAGAGTGGATTCTGTGCGTTATTTTGCCACACCAAACTTAGAGCAATATATCACTAATCCATTTCAAAGAAAAGAAGAAGCATTAAGTCAAAATGATCTTAATTTTGAGTCTATTTTCATGGGTTTTAGAAGTGAAATCGGTGTAGAAAAAAGTCTGCTAAATAAAACAAAGCTAAAATATGTGATTGAGAGTAATTTATGCTATGAGTATGACAATAGAATCTATGCGAATGATTTTTTTCTTGCAGATTCCATTGCGTTATATCTTAGTTGATTTTTCACATTTTGAGAGTGAATGAGATTTGTTTTTGCTATAATTCTTGGTATTTTTTAGGGTAGGTTATCATGGGTTTAAAGTCTGATTTATGGATTAAAGAGATGAGTAAAAAGGGTATGATTGAGCCATTTTGTGAAAAGCAAGTGGGGCAGAATATCGTAAGCTATGGGCTATCAAGCTATGGATATGACATTCGCGTGGGTAGTGAATTTATGATTTTTACAAATATCGGTGCGACTTTGGTTGATCCTAAAAGCTTTGATGAACGCAATGTTGTAGAAGTCGATGCAAGTGAAAAGGGCTACTGCCTTGTGCCGCCAAACTCTTTTGCCCTTGCACGCACGATAGAATACTTTAGAATGCCACGCAATGTGCTTGCTATCTGTCTTGGCAAAAGCACTTATGCAAGGTGTGGGATAATTGTGAATGTTACGCCTTTTGAGCCAGAATTTGAGGGGCATATCACCATTGAGATTTCAAATACAACGCCACTCCCAGCAAAGATTTATGCAAATGAAGGCATAGCCCAAGTGCTATTTTTAGAGGGCGATTCGCCTTGTGAGATAAGCTATAAAGATAAAAAAGGCAAATACCAAGGACAAAAGGGCATTACACTACCTAAGGTTTTACACAATAAAGATTTATGAATAAAACTATAGGATTTTTTAACACAGATTCTATAATTCTTGATTTTATCCCTCGTAATGCCATACAAAATTTATTTAGAATCTCTATTACATTAACGACAAACATGAGACATAATTTAAATGTGTAAATATTTTACACATTTAAATATATTTCCTAAAAACTGCCGATTTTGCGAGATAAAATGACACACTTTTGCTATATTTCTTTGTGTGAAATTTTAAAGTAGGAGATAATAGTGCAAAGGATTTATTTAGACAACAATGCCACGACAATGCTAGACCCTAGCATTAAGGCATTGATGGAGCCTTATTTTTGCGAAAAGTTTGGGAATCCAAATAGTTTGCATAAATACGGCACAGAGACGCACCCAGCGATTGCTGAAGCCATAGAGAAGCTGTATAAGGGCATTGATGCGGACGATAATGATGATATTATCATCACTTCTTGTGCGACAGAGTCAAATAACTGGGTGATTAAAGGCGTGTATTTTGATGAGATTGTAAAAAAGGGCAAGAAGCATATTGTTACCACAGAGGTGGAA
Proteins encoded:
- the hemW gene encoding radical SAM family heme chaperone HemW; the protein is MLLYIHIPFCDSKCGYCAFFSQVNKENMITPYFQALLKDIKHTLKHFSVKKITSIFVGGGTPNFVDSKHYKEIFNLLMPLCASDCEITFEMNPNLITHSWLSEIKGLGANRLSIGVQSFYDDKLQMLERVHSYDDICRAFDIAYKHIENISLDLIYDCKLDTNKRMEYELESALKLPISHLSAYSLSIDSNSRFGDRKAYSLQSRESFGVFVRDFLQKKGFRQYEVSNFSYKNKCRHNLGYWNGEAYLGVGASSVGRVDSVRYFATPNLEQYITNPFQRKEEALSQNDLNFESIFMGFRSEIGVEKSLLNKTKLKYVIESNLCYEYDNRIYANDFFLADSIALYLS
- the dcd gene encoding dCTP deaminase gives rise to the protein MGLKSDLWIKEMSKKGMIEPFCEKQVGQNIVSYGLSSYGYDIRVGSEFMIFTNIGATLVDPKSFDERNVVEVDASEKGYCLVPPNSFALARTIEYFRMPRNVLAICLGKSTYARCGIIVNVTPFEPEFEGHITIEISNTTPLPAKIYANEGIAQVLFLEGDSPCEISYKDKKGKYQGQKGITLPKVLHNKDL